The stretch of DNA gtattttcttctatttacttatttatttttaaaaaaaactttaaaatttttaggagtAGTTTTAttgctaatgaaaaaaaaaaaaaaaaaaagaagcagtaCATTATTCGAGCATGAAATGAGCAATAATCTTCAAGgtaatttcaaaaagtaatttattgcaaatttttatagattttaaatTAGACAAtggttattttaaatatacgtaGTCAATCAAAAGTCTGAATATGAAAGTAGTGCAGGTTTGTGACTTAacaatgtatctttttttttaaatcaataatattaccttTGGTTAGTTaagtaagttttaatttattgggctgatttagaaaagttttttttaatattgatttctataatttttttagctcaacttaaaaaaatgaacatgTGTAGTTGCGTTTTTCAGTATAAACTCAGACAATAGTTCCAATGTCAGAAATAATTTagatgtatttaaaataattgcaagatgagcaaatattattattaacaGAAGCAGTCACTAAATAAAACATATACCCACAGACAACCAAATCACATACTTCGAAGCAAATGCTGAATCCCCAATAACACAATTTTTAAGAAACTTAAGAAATTTAAGGAAATTAAATTCAAAGCgcttttttctgaattaaatatAGTCTTTGGAAGATTAAAAAGATTTCTTGAGGTTTCATGACATACCTTGCCCAGttctaaaataatatttacaacagcatttacagtaatatttacaaacaCATTACATAGTGGATACAgccttcaaaaatttttacttgaTCTCAAATTTGATATCTCTAAATCtatgttaaaaattatatataaaacttCAAGAACGTTATGTAACATCCTGCTAGTACAACACCTTTCGATAACTGTTGTGAtagtttctgcaaatttttaacgGTTATTTTGTCCCCTTTTCCATTTCACTATAGAACTTAATTTAGAGTAATTAATTTATAATCTTCTCTTAAAATGTCAAGCAAGTCCTCATTGTCAAGCATGTTCTATTAGGCTTCGCATTGCCTGATTcttattttgaagcattttctATTCGGTTtctaacttaattttaaaaagaaaacaaggacAGATTAAAACTTGTTGAGATCAAGGTAGAGTTGACCATTTTAGTTTTGATAGTTCTTCTTAAAATCAAGTGAAGTAAATTAACTACTTACTGagaaaaaattgtttatgtaatCAAAAAATTCAAGACAAAATTGTTTTAGGAGCTTGAAGTTCATTAATTTGTACTTGTTATTGGAATGCATGTAATCAACCTTCTTTGAGTCTCTGAAAAAGTTAcagtacacatttttatttaaatattgcgAAATCATGTAGCTTAGCTTCCAGTTCAACTATGATGTCTGGAGCATGCATCCTGATAGCTGCTGCCTGAAATTTTACCACTATGTCTCAAATTATTATTCCTATTAATGCTTTAATGAATGTGTTAGCATAAGAAATAAGTAGtattaacaaaaagttaattcttatttcttaacaaataataacttttaaaaaattacatacaaatgattttagaaaaattacttttaggcAGAAATGTTTAGATATTTTATCTAAGCTGCTTATTAGTGAAATTCACAAAATTTAATGCGAAATTCAAATTAGAATCGActttaaatatgaatttaaatCAACTGTTCATTGAAGCAAAGCTTGCATGTCTGAAATCTTTAGTAAATGGAAAAACAGTTTGAATCTAATAGCAATATATCTATTGCAAACTTTAAAAAACTagtgaagtgaaacttttttttgcgagggctttgaaattctgattggaAAACAATTGtttgacggaagtgacgtagttgttttgtATGACGAAAAGTTGCGCatgcgctcttctcgctttctttttTACTCGTTATCCAAGGTTACATCTTGCATGTATAGCTATTGTTTATCAACGTACCATCCGTTGAAACACGTGTGTAAAGCAAACTCATTCCAAGTATTGTTTAGTGTTCTTGTTGTTTAAAATctatattcattaaaatatacaattttgttgtgaaaatgtCTGAAACGTCTTGGTGAGGACTCGATCCGGTGTCCGATGGGTTCGAAGCTTAGCTCTGTATCAATTGAATCACTGTAATTATCAGTTAAACTGCGCTGTGCAGCAATATTAGTATGTGTTTGAAAACGataatttctcttcttaagaacgaAGAAGGTAATGTATAGTGACACATATGAAAAAAACTTTGTGTAAATAAATGGATGATAAATGCAatctatgctattcaaaagtgattgataaataattaaaatgttgtcCTGTAGTACAAAAGTTTCCtttctatcgtgtgtctttacgacacaccTGTTTTTATATTACATAATCTTATCACTGCAGAAATAATATTTGTTCAAACTATTCTAATTCCAGCGTTTTTATTTTAGCCTTCTCATTACGAAGACATGACGTGGTCTCCATCAACCAGACATTTTCGTTCCCCAGGCTCTAGTCCAGAAACATACAGAAGGATTACTCCTGAGAGTGACTTTCCTGACAGAACAAAAGCGTATGAAGATGAATTCTTCAGTGGACGCCGAAGTCCAAGCTTTCCCCGTAGGATATTCAAAGAGTGGAATGATTCTCCAAGTTCAAATCACAGATTTTCTGAAAGACCTCGCATGTTCAAAAGAGTGTTCAAGCCCAGTCACTGGGATGAAGACATTGAATTTGATCGTGATGTTCCAAACCTACGTCGGGTGGAAAGAGAATTTGATAATTTTGACGACAGTAGGCCTTCGTCAAGGAGATTTGATGACGATTTTAGTAAAAGGTTTCGCGATCATGATTTAGGAAAAGACATTGAAGAAGAATTCCAAAAAGCTGAAGGGAGAGTGCATCATATACCAATAATGGTAGAAAGTAGAATGGAAGATTTAAAGTCAAGATTCGGCAAAAATTCACCTCCACCAGATCGCAATAATGAGGAAGATTATTCTGATGAATGGGTTGGTCCTCAAGTACAACGACTAAGAAAAAACTTTGAGCCAGAAAATTCCGGCCTTTCCTCTCGATTTGGTAATCATCGTCATCCACGTGATAGCCATGCAAAGCAAAGAGCTTTCCAAAATACTATTCCAGAAACGTGGGATCCTCATGCTGTCCACACTCTTCCTACCAGAAAAGTTCACAAAAGTTCTCAGAGCTTCGATGATTCAAGACATCCAGTACCACCAAAATCTGTGTTCCGATCTTATTCAGAGACACACGAAGATGTACCCAGACCATCGCAACAGCATTCAGCAGCTTTCCGTTCTCACTCAGACGGCCATTGTCCTAATCAAACATATGTCACCAAAATAGAAGTCAATTTGCCATCTGAGAAAGAAAGGGAAGACCTGCGGGCCAAATACAGCCAAAGGCGAAACGATACATTTGACGAACAGGACAGGAAACGGGCAGAGGATGCGACGCATGTTTCAAAAAACCAAGAAAACGAAGCAAATGAGACGCTCGGTTACGCTCCAGAAGCTACGCAAAGCTCCAAACCAAAAGGCAGAAACAAATTCGACAGTCCAGCTCTTCAGCAAATTGCTGTTGTTTTGCAAAACGTCGAGGATCTGATAGTTCGAGTTGAATCATATAATGGGACAGGCCGTGACAAGCAGTTTCGCTTTCTTGATGAGATGTTAACAAGATGCATGTTACGCTTGGATGATGTCGACACAGAAGGACGAGAAGATGTTCGCAACGCACGAAAAGCGGCTGTCAAGGAAGTTCAATCGTGCATTGATAAATTAGAAGCCAAAGCAGATCAGAGAGAAAGTCAACGCCAACATAGTAATTCTTCCCAACACACGGAATCTGAGAATAATGACCAAACTAATGTAAATACACAAAAATGTATTCCGTTGCCTCCGCCTGAACACTTGATGCCTAAAAGTAGCAACATTGAGAAGAGTGACGATGAGGGAAAAAGtgataatgaaaagtcagaaaagaaTAGTCCAGATGAAACACCAAAAAGTAGCAGTGAAGAAAACGAAGGTAATGAGGAAAAAGTTACGAGTGGTGAAAAAGAAACTGCTCAATCTGGTGATAatgaacaaacaaaattgtaaaaattgaCAAGCATGAAACACCTTTGCCTTTCAATTCTGTGCAGCACAATAAAAGTTGCCTTAATCTTTGGTAGAATGTAAAACTTGAATATTTTGTTTATCCATCAAAGCAGGTGTAAGTACATTTATCTGTGACGtctcaataaataataaattaaatattttgcgttTAAGGAATACATTAATCAATAtttgccacttttttttattatttttaaactcctTATTTAAGCAAAATTTCTTTCAAAGGAAAATAGAAGCAAGAAATAAGATTGGATATAGAAAAAGTGAGTTTGTTAATCACGAAGAATAGGGGGATCAAGTTTATGTGGGTTAGACAAATGTAAATCTATTTTACTAATGCGTAACCCACTATAAATttacttttcagattttttaaaactgatttaaatatcATACATATAAGTAAAACATACTCTAAATTAAAgttcaataaaagtaaaaaagaaaaaaaatgagtaaaatctGTTCagttgtaatttaaaattttacaaagctATATCACGTATGAGTTAATATAATGTGATTATTGTATGTATGTACGCATGAAGAAACTTTTTacagaagtttttcaaaaatgatgcgttctttttttctgtcaaaaacatTGTCATTTTACTTAAAGTTTTAAACGCTCGTTGTTCTAAACTTCAGCAGTTGCTGTTCgtataatttattttcagtcaGAGAAATATTGAAATACTGGAATATGAAGTATTTTTCGTAGTTTATTTGTGAATGTATTTTGATAATTTAGCTATTAAATGTATATTTGTTGCAATCTGAGTTACAATCCGTGCAATTTTATGCAGTGTTGGTGAGAATCCAGAAGTGCCATTTCTTAATGTTAACAGTATTGTGTTGCATTTAATAATAATTgatcaaatgaaagaaatattccTGAAAAAATAGAAATACTCTTTTTATAAACATGAGTATTAACTGTCCTTAACATATTTTTATCGTAAGAATTAGGCTATTAAGTTTATCATGATTGCATGTTAAAAGAAGAGTACGaataattcaaaatacaatttgaatttttaccaTTAGAGAAGACCGGGTACATAGTTGATACATatttaacattttgattttttctaatttttgataCTAATGTTATTCCCCaaataagttttcaaataaaactatATCTGGTTTCCTATCAAGTAATGATTTCAACACCTATGTTGACACAGCtcatttcacataaaaaaaaatctttaaaattttttcgaaataacTCTACTCAATGTAGGCTAAGTTGATGCACGTTTCTATAATTTGTACTGCTGacataataagcaacgaaataaagtttcaaagagatatttttaaagagAACCCTCACAAAATGTTGCAATTTATAATCCGTGTTCGATGAATACTGTTAATCTGATCTGTATTAGAAGCAAACATAAATATGGCTATCTTCTATGAATACTTACCCTTTCAAATATATGAAAAGGAATTTCCTTcccttgaggtttttttttttttttttgtctcttttaagcatttctggaaaaagaaaaaaacaactaaaagcgTGTGAGTTAAATTAATATACGGTATCAACTTGACCCAAACAACGTCAATGCGTATTTGTTCTTCAAAATACCAAAGAGAAAATTGGGGGCTGTAGTAAATCCATATCTTAGACAGAATGTTTCTGATATATTAGGGTTAGACGATAGAGGATTTAACGATCTGCATTTAAATCGGAGCTTGCACTCACATACTAACCCAAACAAACTTGAGACCAGCTCATtccaaatgtctttttacaacattaaaatcgTATTATGTGATGGTCAATATTTAAAATCGTTTGGAAACTATTtaatttatacagtgaaacccgtaaagttgaccacccttgtaagttgttcacctgtctatcttgatcaCCAATATACACCAAATTTTGCTGAGAATCTTGTAACAaatcctttgtaagttgaccacctgtctaagttgaccattaaagtacTGCCccgcaagtagtcaacttacacaggtttcactgtactagcaaagaatacagttttatttttatattcgcCATCGA from Uloborus diversus isolate 005 chromosome 5, Udiv.v.3.1, whole genome shotgun sequence encodes:
- the LOC129222752 gene encoding BAG domain-containing protein Samui-like, with translation MFYETAQTVGPGWHRSFKPSHYEDMTWSPSTRHFRSPGSSPETYRRITPESDFPDRTKAYEDEFFSGRRSPSFPRRIFKEWNDSPSSNHRFSERPRMFKRVFKPSHWDEDIEFDRDVPNLRRVEREFDNFDDSRPSSRRFDDDFSKRFRDHDLGKDIEEEFQKAEGRVHHIPIMVESRMEDLKSRFGKNSPPPDRNNEEDYSDEWVGPQVQRLRKNFEPENSGLSSRFGNHRHPRDSHAKQRAFQNTIPETWDPHAVHTLPTRKVHKSSQSFDDSRHPVPPKSVFRSYSETHEDVPRPSQQHSAAFRSHSDGHCPNQTYVTKIEVNLPSEKEREDLRAKYSQRRNDTFDEQDRKRAEDATHVSKNQENEANETLGYAPEATQSSKPKGRNKFDSPALQQIAVVLQNVEDLIVRVESYNGTGRDKQFRFLDEMLTRCMLRLDDVDTEGREDVRNARKAAVKEVQSCIDKLEAKADQRESQRQHSNSSQHTESENNDQTNVNTQKCIPLPPPEHLMPKSSNIEKSDDEGKSDNEKSEKNSPDETPKSSSEENEGNEEKVTSGEKETAQSGDNEQTKL